The following nucleotide sequence is from Leopardus geoffroyi isolate Oge1 chromosome D4, O.geoffroyi_Oge1_pat1.0, whole genome shotgun sequence.
TTTTTGGCCTTACGCCAAAAACCAGGTTTTTCTGTTTGCCAACATCTCTGTCGTATATGCTGGTGTTTGCATGTTTTTCAGAGAAACTAGGAAGACTGAAGATTTGGGGTTCGTACATGGAACCTCTAAGTATAGCCCTCTGAAAAGGTCAACCAagaattttttactgtttattttaattgAGATCAGATTAAATCAAATCCAgagtgtttttttctctcctgaccCAGATCAGGCCAGATTGTGAAACTACTTTTCTTAAGGTGATGTCTCTGAATCAGGATGGAAAGTTAAAACCTCTGACCCTGTTACATCTCCTAGAGTTAGGGTAAGGTGCCAATTTTATTTGATGGAGTATAAAACATGTCTGTTTAGTAatctaaccttttaaaaataaacagtaaataacaCATGGTAAAATTTTAGATATGAGCTAAGAGAACAATTCCATATATCGTGTTAGATATATAACAGCAggtccagaaggagagagagttcAGAGTCGTTCCGTTAACTCACTATTTTTGGGCTAGTATCATTACCTTAACTTTGATCTATAAGGTGTGTGCGCCATAGAGTGTAACATGCATGCTCACATATACCCTCCGTACTCATTCTTGGAGTAAAAGGGGCCATTCTAGTTCATCAGATTTCTCAGAGTAGCATTCAGTGAACTTACTGAGTAaccatttgttttgttgtgttgtgttttgttttgttttgttttggtttatggTATggtatggttttttgtttttttgtttgtttatttgtttgtttttttgagagggagcgcgTGAGCccgggaggggtagagagagagggagagagtgagagagagagtgagtgagagagagagagagagagagagagagagagagagagaatctcaagcaggctccacactgtcagtgcagagcccagcacagggctcagactcatgaactgtgagatcatgacctgaaccaaaatcaagagttagatgcttagccaactgagccatccaggcatccctaacCATTTGTTGGTAGTGAATTTAGAAAGAGTGGGCATGCTTCTAGTCTAAGttgttgttatttctttgaaGGAGTTAAGTAGACTGGCTGGACAGATCCGAAGGTTGTATGGTTCAAATAAAAAAGCTGACAGGCCATTTTGGATCTACCTCACTGGATTCACAACAGACAGTCACCTATATGAAGAATGTTTGAGGATGAATGATGGATTTTCTAGTTACCTGGTAAGCCTCATTTTGCATATTACTTGAAGTGTCATTTGAAAAGTAGACTGTATGAtaatagtaaatttttttaactttttcatatttttatataaaaatatactaattcTATATTTTCACTATTGCAATCTAAAAAACTTTAGAATCTCTCATCAGTTCTTCTATTTCTAAACTTTCATCCTTCCACTGCATTGGCAGACTAATATTACCAGGTATCTAGGActgtattttgtattctgtgtgtTGTATGCTAGACTGTATACTCCACGAATGTTTTGGGGGAAATGCTGTGACTCCTTTCTTGTTTACAGTAGTGCATAATTAGGGAGCATGAGTTATGGGGGAAGAGAAAATCCTTATGAGAGTAATGTGGACTCAAGGTGAGTTTTAGGGAGCATTCAGttactttttatctctttccctAGGGTCCCATGAATGTAGTGATCGTAATACAGGCAACAATCCAGGACACTTCCTAAGAAGTGCCACTAAAAATGTCTTGTGTGTTTGTGTTATGTAGCTGGGACTGGGTGGTGTGGACTTTCCTAGGGAGGTTCACAGAGGAAGTGAGTATGAAACGTGCCCTGTGTGGTCCTGCAGTTAGTTGTGGTCGCTGTTACTGTCTGAGTGTCTCTCCTACAGTACAGCCAGttcctgcttctcttctctgtgcGGGTTTTATGATTCTTGTACGTGAGCCCCACAGACCCACTCTTAGGGTCACATGGTTCCCTTGCTTTCCCATCTTCATGCCTTTCTTAGGTGATTCTCcccattttctttgctacttCCTTTTGTATGTGTCTATCTCATCTCTTTTCAGAAACCATGTTCCAGCATTCCCTTCATTAGAAGGTTGTCCCTGGTGTTGTCACTCCCTCATCTGTTGTCCTGGGGCGTGCTTCCTGTACATCTGTTAGGGTGTTGTATTACTTTCTATcttgttttgtagaatgtcctttcTACTTCCTCTCCCCATTGAAGTACTTTGTGAGAACAGATTGTCAGACATGTGTCCCCTTGATGCACTTAGAGCCATGCCTAACAGAGAATGGATGCCTGGTAACTAGATGCTGCAGTGTGGGCTGTGTCTTAACCTAGTTCACACTACATtggattatttacatttttcagctAGACATAACAGAGGAAGACTGCTTTAGTTTATTTCCTCTGGAAACCCTTGTGTACCTGACTCCTGATTCAGAACATGGTATGTACTTTCCTGCATGGATTCATGTAGCACTTTGTTCTTAACCCTGTGTTTGATTATTCCCTGTGTCAGAATTTATTAAAGCCACCCAAGGtgtatcaaaaaaacaaaaggaatgaacATTAATTGCACACCTCTTATGGGTGTATACCTCACTACACTTTGCACATGTCCTACTATGTATGCACAGCTGCACAGATCTAGGGTCTCCAGCCTCATTGGACCTTGTGACCTACCTGGTAGTCTTTCCCAGTTTCCCTGGTCAGCTCCCCTCCTTGGCCCTTCTTGGATCAATGTTAGATACGTGTTTTTTCCAGAAAATCAACTATTTCAcatacttttcaaatttattggtatTAAGTTGATCTTAGTATTCTTTCCTAATTATTTCACATTcctctgtaacttttattttgtcTCCTTTATGAATCCTAATGTTGATTTGAGttgactgccttttttttcttgattagataTGCCAAAGCTTTGTCTTTTGAGAAAATTAGCAAATCTATTACCTTTTTGTTTCCTACTTTattaaatttctacttttatcattaataattctttccttttactttctttggctttagaaattataaaacagatTTGATCTCAATGgccttcattttttcattagCTCTTGAAGATGTTGATCTAAACAAAGTTTACATCCTTGGTGGACTTGTGGACGAAAGCATCCAGAAGGTAAACGTGCATTTTAGACCTAACAGTTATATTTTGAAAAGTGGGGCTTCCTTTCAGAGGTAACTGCCCAATCATAATCTTACCCAAAAGGCCTAAGAACTCAGAATAGGAAGAAGGAACCTCTCCTGCCTCAGTTGGCCCTCCTGCTTGTGAAATTCCCTCTCCATCAATGTTAGTGATCCTGACCTGGCAGTCCAGTCAGGAACTGGCATGGGGAGTGTTTGGTAATTACATAAAGAGCCGttgttgaatttcttttctcctctcttcagtTCTGCAAGGATAACTCTGATCTTGACCAAGAAAGCATTGATTCAGCATTCTTACCACCTAATTGTTCTTTATGAGAGTGGAGTTTGTTCCTTCTTAGGCCGTCTTTTCTGCTGACATAAGTTTTATCCTATAATTTTGATGTCAGTAAGACTGTGCAGATTTCTTGAGTTGGAATTTTATTGGAATAATTGGAGTTTTGAAATATGTTTGTATTATACACACATTTGTTGAGATAATTGTTACTAGTTTTTATCACTAATTAACATATTGCATACGCGataaataatgatataataagGTGTATAAAAAGAACTACAGTGAGAAATAAGTCTCCCTCCTATCCTTGTCCTACAGTGCCCCCCACCTGAGCCAACCACTATTTTCTTGTGTATCCTTCTTGATGTAATCTATGATCACACAAGTATTTGTgggtatattacatatatgtatttttaaatatatgtgagtgtattttggatattttttcatatttgtagagatatacacacatatttaatacaggtgatactttttttttaaaatttttttaatgttttatttagttttgactgagagagagagagacagagcatgagtgggggaggggcagagagagagggagacacagaatccgaagcaggctccaggctctgagctgtcagcacagagcctgatgcggggctcgaactcacagaccgcaagatcatgacctgagccgaagtcagacactcaaccgactgagccacccatgtgccccaatacAGGTGATACTTAACTGAATTGCATTTATTCTAAAAAGGTCAGtgttctgggggtgcctgtgtggctcagttggaatgtctgactcttggttttgggtcaggtcgtaatcccagggtcgtgggattgagctcctcattgggctctgtgctgagtgtggagcctgcttaggattctctctccctccctgtctttccctctgccactctcccccactctctctctcaaataaataaaatgaaaaaaacaaaggtcAGCATTCCATGATTCATAGTGATAATCTAAAAAacaggtggggggtggagatAGAAGAATGCTAGAATGCTGggtattaggggcgcctgggtggctcagtcagttaaacatctgactcttgatctcagctcaggtcatgatctcatggtttgtgagacgcagccccgcatcaggctctgcactgacagtgcagagcttgcttgggatgctctctccctctctatgtccGTCCCCTGCTCGCGCgtaccctctttctctctcaaaataaataaacattaaaaaaaaaaaaaaaagaatgctagcTGTTAAATGAGAAATACATAATAGAattgaaaaatcattattttgttacTCCCAGTGTAATCACTGATTGACGGAACTGATTGAACAAAAAGCGTGGGGGAACTGGCTATTCACACAGTCTCCCAAGTGTTGCCCCACACATCACAAAGGCACAAATGTGCCATTACAATGAAGTGAACTGGAGGTCACCATCTTACCAGATGTTCAAACTTAGAATCACCAGTGTTGACACTATGTGCCTCCCAATGTGATGGAATCTCACTTGCAAAGTGTTCTTACTGAAAACTGTTTAAACTACatttaatcatgaagaaacaggaTGTGAGGCATTCTGCAAAACAGTTggaccacatttaaaaaaaaaaccagtgtaATGAAAACGGAAATAGTTAGGGGGCTGttatagattaaaagagattaaagagaCATAACAGCCAAATGCGGTCTCCCACAGCAGAGTGACAGCTTTTTCTTTTGAGTCAGAAAAGTCTAGAAGGTCAGTGAGCAGGGTACGATCAGTGATGTGCAGTTTTAATACATTGTCTTCTCTTATCGCTCCAGTCGTgtttaaactgaaaaataattggcACAGTGATTTGCCACACGTATAGAACTTTTTGGTTGTTACTGCAGAGTTTGGCTTCCACACAGAAAATACGCTGAGAACATTTCTTCAAGGGGAATcgtttttatctttaaatgttcAGAGGAGCAGaaactagactgtgagctcctccaGGGAAGCATCCAAGTCTCTTACTAACTTTGAATTCTTGTACTCCAGTTGAAAATGATTgtaaaatagacttaaaacaaaacaaaacaaaaaaaaacacctagacCATATATGCAAAGGGATCTTATTCTTCAAAGAACTCTTTTGAGCAGCTGTACCTTTATGTTATCTGAATTGCATCACATAACACATTTTGGAAGTTCTCTCTTGGAATTGTTTTATGTGAGTCTGAGAAGCATGTAGTCCAGTGTCAGGACAGAGGTGCTAGGTCTGCTTCATGCTGCTCCAGCTGGTCAGACCACACTGTTGGTGGCCAGTCGATCATGACACAGCGGGAAAGGACAGTGACAGGCTGCAACAAATTCAGACGAGTTTGGCCTGAATGATGAAGGGACTCAAGGGGGAGGCGACAGAACTGAGACTGCCAGAAGGATGCACAGGGCATGATCCCTGCTGTGGAGTACCTGAATGGCCATCTTGTGGAAGAGACATTTTACTTGCTTGGTATAGTCCTGGGGGGATGGGGCTAGAAAAATTAGTGGAAGGCtcagggaaaacagaaaatttggCTCCCTGTCAAGAATTTCCTATTGATCCATACTGTCAAAAGTAGAATAGGTTTCCCCAGGATGCCTGTCATAAGGATTGTCCCTTTCAGGACAGAGGCCACTTGGAAGAGAGGCCATAAGGATAGACCAACATTGGATAGATGATCGGAATAGAATAATTAACTATTGAGGCCCCTTCCAATAGTTAACTATTGGAAGTAATCTATACCAGTAATCTAACCAGTAATCTAAACCTTTCTTTTTAATCCTGAAATTGTAAGTAGGTAGATGATCTCTCCAGAGCTTCTTACGAAGtggcaaatataatttaaatttgagtTCATGACTCAGGGACATCTTTAAAGGGATATTAGTTATTGTACTCTGACCCTAAATGGCCTCAGATTTTGggggttttttagtttttatgacTGCTTTCTGCAGTTTTCAGATCCCTTCCTTTTACTTGAGCTGAGTGCTCTCACACCTTATTGCTGTTTTGTATCTGACTTgaatcctttctcccttttctctaatTTGCTGCTGTCAAATGGCTATGGGCTGAAAACTCCAGATCCAGAATTACATCTTACCGACTTAGGGTCAGGAGTGTTCTCCTCTGGTTGATTAGATTGCTTGAACTTTTGGATGCAGATTGTGGCTGCAAATAAATATGCCTCCTTTTACTTATTTCCTTCTTGGTTGTAAATAGTAATAAATGGAAGCTAGTAGATAGATGATGCCCAAGTGAGTGAGATGTCTGCTGCACAAGCCATTTCTTACTTAGAACAGGTAAATACTCTTCATTGTCTGCAGTTCCTTCATTCTCCCTTAGGCTACTGATTTTTGATACTTACCATTTAATTATGATTACAGATGATCATAATTATACAGATGGAAATTGGAGTGGTGGTAAATGGGGTTTCTCATAATTTGCTATGCATATTACAATGAGAATATCTTTATCAttttcacaagaaaaatatttaactgtgATTTACAGAAGGTGACATTTCAAAAAGCCCAAGAGCACTCTGTCAAGACAGCCCGCTTGCCAATCCAGGAATACATGGTCAGATGCCAGAATCGGAAAAACTATCATTCAGAGATCTTGGCCATCAATCAAGGTACTGCTTACATGgcctacacttttttttttttttttaagtttatttaatttgagagagacagcgtgagtaggggaagggcagagagaaagggagagagagagagagagagagagaaagagaaagagaaagagagagagaaagaatcccaagcagactccatgtggtcagcgcagagcctgatgtggggctcaaacccatgaaactgtgagatcatgacctgagctggacgcttaactgactgagccacccaggcgcccctcacttggCCCACATTTAACATGTGTTAATTCTGGTGCTGCTCCTTTGCATTATGTTTACATATAAGCGGACCTCAAAGCAGTACCCCGTGACTAATGTGCTCAGATTTTATTGCATGCTGTTTGTGACAAGTATTCTAGCCTCTCAGATGCACTTGGCATTTTCTTCCTGGATCCCAACCAACTATGTTAAAGATGGTTGAAATTGTCCACTTGGCCTAGAATGCGGTGTTCAACCCATCAGTGAACTGTGAAGTCCTATTTGTCCAGAATTCAGTCCAGGAGCATCTTGgctgctcccttccccctctcagcCATTCAGAGACCCTCCTTTGTGTTCCATTGTACTGTTTTCCTCTCAGTGCTGCGGCACTGTCCATTCACAGGCTCATATCTCTCCATGTAGGCTGAGGTCCTTGTGGCAAGAGGGTCCGTGTGTGGTGCAGAGgtttgttaaatgaaatattcCAGAACACCCTTTTCCTCATCAGTCATTTACTACTTTTTTCTCAGTGTggtcactattttctttttactctctaACAGTCTTTGATATCCTATCTGCATACTTTGAGACTCAAAACTGGCCTGAAGCATTGAAGAAAGGAGTTTCTTCCAGAAAAGGCTACGTTCTTCAGAACTCAGTGGAGTGATGGACAGACAGCCTAAGAAGTTGCATGGGTGGGGAAGTTGCTGAAGGTGCCTTGACCGAAAAGCGGAGCAGAGGGTGGCAATGGCACACACTTGCCTTTACTTGACATCCTGGATCTTCACTAGAATAGAAGTTACTAATAACAGGGACCATATTTTACACTCTTTTCTATCTCCGAGTGCCTGGCTCACAGGAAGAGCCCAGATATATGACTACGTAAAAAGTTTACATAACCAGGAATTAGCCCAAAACTACATGGCTTTGGATGTATTAATTCATCTTTTATGTACCTATTTGTGAAATACCTATTCTTTAGAGATagcttaaataattaaataattattgtatTGAGTTTAATTTTCACTCAACTGGTATCATCAAGTTGTAGCACTTTCTCCAGTCTCCTCTGTTCATGGTGATTTTCCCCAACTCAGCAATACACTCTATGTGTTTTGCAGGATCCTAACCTAGCCCTGCTTTAAGCCCCCATAGCACTTTGTTCCCACTTGTAGCTCCCACCCTGTCTCTCCTGCTCTGAGTATGGAGTGGAGGGTTACTCTCTTCCTAAAGGTAGCCTCCTAACAGGACACTTTGTGGGAGTATCTTTGTATCTTTCTGAGCCTTGTGCAAACtagtttcttcatatatatttatagtcaACAGGCAGAATTGAAGAGCAAAAACACAGTATTGGTAAGTCTAAcgtaaaaataaccagaaaagaaaaaaagtaaccaGAAAATACATTGCCTCTGACGCAAGTATGTTGGATAACCTTTCATTACACAATCTCAGTGATCCCTTTTCTCAGGTCTTAGTTACATATAGTTGCTTCAGTTACTCTGGCCAGCTTGGGTTAGTAAACTTGAAAGCTAAGCAGTTAGCAAATTCAGAGAATATATTCTGTAGCTCCAAAGAACCAAAACGTtatttctctgctctctcccctccctttcatGATTTAATCCTAAAGGAGCTATCATCACTTGATAAATTCTATCAATATCTTTGTATTAAAAACAGCCCAGTCTTCAGGAAACATCTTTAGGAATATATAATGCTCCTTGGTCTTTATCACCGTATTAAATGAGTTCTATAATCTCTGTCATCCAAAAGGGACCTCCTATGGCTAGGCTTCAGGGATGACTCTTATCATACTCTCAGGGAGGTCTCTGACCTCTGAACACTGACCTGGATCATCTGCCAGGCTTCATTTTTACCTCTAAAGGCTTTGCTTACAATAATCAAATGGCATGGAAGAATTTCCTCTCCAACGCTATCacttctaccatttttttttaaagcctaggCAGGAAGTTTTGGACTTGGCTTCAGAGATCCTCATCTGTGTTATTTACAGAACCAACAAAAAGCTGGATATATGCAAAATATCTTAACATGAACATTAAATATTCGataactatttcatttttaatagcaaTCATATAAGAAATACATCAAACATTGAAGTGGACAAAGATTACAAAGTAGTATATAAAGTATAATCCTATAATTTCAATTTAAAGAATATTCACATACATTATGTCTATAGTGCATTTGCTTCTTTATACTTTatgtattctcattttctctggTGAACATGTTTTACTTTTACCAGAAAATAATGGTTATTTTAATGCTTAATTCCAGTTTATTATAGAAGCTGCGCTTCAGCCAAATTAAAGGAGTTAACACCAAATAAACCTTAATACTTTTAGTAAActttattgtaaagaaaaaagtacatcattattttataatgacTTTTCTCACCCACAAGAACATGGGTGGCAACTAGtaacatgtttataaaaatattttacttagaaCTGTAATAAGACAATGTGTACATTCACATTATGTCTTCTGACGGTTTAATGGGGGGAGAGAGGTTCAcctgaaaaaaattttccctAGGAAACCCATAGTCTCTTGGGTCAACCGACCCATAAAAAATTACATCTAACTTTCTGCCAGTCTGGagaagatttgttttctttgatctGCTGTCATATGTTCACAAGCTTCCAAAATGTTTGCCAAAATTAAGGTCTGCTGAATGGTTTTTGCCTTAACCCATATTCTTCCATTCATTCCAAATACTATCTCCAGTGGGTAGAGTTTTCCCACTTCCTGAAGGATTTCACAGTCTGGAGCCAGCAGCCtggtgaggaaaaagaaagaaaatgaaatttaaccaAGTGGTAGGGTGTGACCTGAGTCTCCTTTAGCAGAAGACTTAGTTTCTGGATAGTTCTCCATAGTTATTCAAATCCCCACCAACATCATCCAAGAAAAAGGTACATGACATTTGCTGCCCCCTTTCATCCAAGCACACTTACCAGTACACTACAGGTCACAACAGTGGGTTATATCCTCTACAAAGAAATCAAAGTCCCTCTGTCACCAACTTtacagaaaatacatataaacttCTCTTGTATCGTCAGAGCACCTTAATTCTAGGCTTTAGAATTGTAACTTTTGTATTATCTATGGTGCTAAATGAACCAGCTTATTTTGCTGACCATGTAAGCTATTTCCTGGTATTAAATTCAGTACTTGGAGAGAAACATTGACTTTCAAACCACAAGGGTGCTACTTCTGTGTCTTGAACTTTGTCCAAATCTGCAGAATAAGTAGCAAAGAGAGGCATGTAACACTGAGCTCTGAGCTCAGTGGCTATAAGAGTAAAGCTCTTTTAACAGGACATAACTTTGGGTAGGTAAAGGTCTAAACACCTAACAGAATCTACCTCTGGCAACTATTAAATCTACCAGGACAGAATAGCAGGAATCTTACGGGAATATCTGCATAAGCTTCAAGAGTACATCAGCCTACCTGTATTTGGCCCCCATTACTAGAGAATGACTAGACTAGAGAAATCTGGTGATTTTTGTACAATTGTAAATTGCGTCTATATTCAAATGACTTAGGAGGAGGAAAGGCCAGTTTTCACATCTGATTTTCGGGGAAAGAAGCCCAAGACTTCATATCAACACAAAAACTACACCACCAGATACATCTGAATTTAGTGTATTTACATGAAGAGAGGATGGGACTAAATGCATGAGTTTACAACTGTGTTAAAATGGACACTGATTTTTAACTTTGAGGAGATTCAGACATTGTTACAAAGAATCCAATCCCAAAAATCAGTCAGCTTTCCAAGAAGGATAATTATAAAAGAAGACAGTCAAGCCAGAAGGCATTAGGACTTACTTTCTAATTAAGCCCAAAGTCACTTTAAAAAGCAGACCATCCTGTCCAATCACACCCATTCCATTGGCTCGTCCACAGCTGTCAATACAGACCATCTCTGGTTCCATATCTTTATTAGCAACCACAAATTGGCCATAGATGAGATCTCCAAcctaaaatgataatttaaaaagttcatttccaCTCAACAAATCATTCTATAGGTGCTGCTATGGGTTCTTTCCCGTTGGCAGCAATGCCTGCCATGTATACTTGTGTGCCTAAGGGACCAACTATCTTCCAGAATACCCAGAGTCACTCGAGTTGACTCTTTAAAAAGGCAACATTACCCAAGTGTGTCCTCCCCAGAATGGGAGCTATCTTAAAGACGAGAACATTCTTTAGGGTTACgccatccaatatggtagccattacCCACATGTAGTTATTTAAacttacatttaattaaaattagatcctcaaaattcagttcctcaatttcattagtcacatttttaaaagttatttatttttttgagagaatgcatGTACATGCGTGgacaaggggcagaaagagaaagagagagagagagaatcttaagcagactc
It contains:
- the TRMT10B gene encoding tRNA methyltransferase 10 homolog B isoform X1, translated to MDWKLEGSARKTDSRVLQEQEVILEDTGEDSISESFRLLQIDVECEHLEGETLPTGSAMWCSKNVQRKQRHWEKIVAAKKSKRKQEKERRKANRVENSGICPQHSKRFLRSLTKERLLEAKHSGPRLCIDLSMTHHMSKKELSRLAGQIRRLYGSNKKADRPFWIYLTGFTTDSHLYEECLRMNDGFSSYLLDITEEDCFSLFPLETLVYLTPDSEHALEDVDLNKVYILGGLVDESIQKKVTFQKAQEHSVKTARLPIQEYMVRCQNRKNYHSEILAINQVFDILSAYFETQNWPEALKKGVSSRKGYVLQNSVE
- the TRMT10B gene encoding tRNA methyltransferase 10 homolog B isoform X3, with amino-acid sequence MWNKNVQRKQRHWEKIVAAKKSKRKQEKERRKANRVENSGICPQHSKRFLRSLTKERLLEAKHSGPRLCIDLSMTHHMSKKELSRLAGQIRRLYGSNKKADRPFWIYLTGFTTDSHLYEECLRMNDGFSSYLLDITEEDCFSLFPLETLVYLTPDSEHALEDVDLNKVYILGGLVDESIQKKVTFQKAQEHSVKTARLPIQEYMVRCQNRKNYHSEILAINQVFDILSAYFETQNWPEALKKGVSSRKGYVLQNSVE